TTCCATGGCGAAGCGGATGCCTTCGCGGCCAAGGCCTGAGTCCTTCACGCCGCCATAGGGCATGTTGTCCACGCGGTAGCTGGGCACATCGTTGATGACGATACCGCCCACTTCCAGCCTGTCCCACGCATCGAACATCGCAAACAGATCGCGTGTGAAAATACCCGCCTGCAAGCCGAATTCGCTGCGGTTCACCTCCTCCAGCGCTTCGTCCATCGTTGCGAAGGGCTGGAGGATGGCGAGCGGGCCAAAAGCTTCTTCGTTCAGCACCTTGGCATGCTTGTCGACGCCTTCCAGCAGCGTGGCTTCGAGCATGTTGCCCTTGCATCCGCCGCCGCACAGCAGCGTCGCGCCGTGCCCTACCGCTTCGTCGATCCAGCCTTTCAGCCTCTGAGCCTCGCCCTCGTCGATCATCGGACCGATAAAGGTGTCGCGGTCTTTCGGGTCGCCTGCTTTCAATGTCTTGGTTTTCTCGACCAGCATCTCCTTGAAGCGATCGTAAACCTCCTCATGGATGAGGATGCGCTGCACACCGATGCAGCTTTGCCCGGACTGGTAGAAGGCGCCGAACACGATCCGTTCCAGCGCGTCTTCCAGGTCGGCATCGCGGTCGACGATGACGGCGGCATTGCCGCCCAGTTCCAGCACGACCTTCTTCTTCCCGCTCTTCGCTTTCAGCGCCCAGCCTACGGCAGGCGAGCCGGTGAAGCTGAGCAGTTTCAGCCGCTCGTCCTCGGTGAACAGGTCGGCCCCGTCACGGCTGGCTGGCAGGATGGAAAACGCGCCCTCGGGCAAATCCGTCTCCGCCAATATTTCGCCGATGATAATCGCGCCCAGCGGTGTCTTGCTGGCAGGCTTCATCACGAAGGGGCAACCCACAGCAATGGCTGGCGCGATCTTGTGCGCGGCGAGATTCAGCGGAAAATTGAACGGCGAGATGAAGCTGCACGGCCCGACCGGATAGCGCTTCCAGATCGACTGGTAGCCCTTGGCGCGTTCGCTGATGTCGAGAGGCATGACCTCGCCATACATGCGTGTGGATTCTTCGGCGGCGATGACGAAAGTGTCGATCAGCCTTGTGACTTCGCCCTCGCTATCGCCGATCGGCTTTCCGGCCTCGACACACAGCGCATAGGCCAGCTCGTCGAAACGCTCGCGAAAGCGCGACACGCAATGCTCCAGCACCGCCTTGCGCTCGTAACTGGCGAGCCGTGCCATCGGCCCGGTTGCGGCCACCGCCCCAGCAATCGCCTTGTCGATTATCTCCGGATCGGCCTGCGCCACGCGGAAGGCGACCTCGCCTGTATATTTGTCGATCACTTCCAGATCGGTGTTCGGCTGCTCGGCCCTGTTGTTGAGATAGAGCGGGTAGGTGTCTTTGAGCTGGGGCATCTGCATTTGTTTCCGTCATCCCGGACTTGATCCGGGATCCCGCTTTCTTCTGTCCCGCCGCGAGAGGAAGCGGGACCCCGGCTCGAAGGCCGGGGTGACGTAAAATGAAAATCAAAGCTGGGCTGACAGTTCCTTGATCTCGTGATTGAGGATGCGGTCGTTCTCCGAATAATCGACCGGGCAATCCACCACGTGCACGCCCGGCGTATCGCGGCAACGGACCAGCAGCTCGCGCAGATGCTTTGCCGATTCGACGCGATGGCCCTGTGCGCCGTAACTCTGCGCATACTTCACGAAATCCGGATTTCCGAAGGTGAGGCCGTAATCCTCGAACCCCATATTGGCCTGCTTCCAGCGGATCATGCCATAGGCATCGTCCCGCAGGATCAGCACGGTGAGGTTGAGGCCGAGGCGCACTGCCGTCTCCAGCTCCTGGCTGTTCATCATGAAGCCGCCATCGCCGCAGATCGCCATCACCTTGCGATCCGGATAGAGCATGGCGCTCATCATCGCAGACGGCAGCCCGGCCCCCATGCTGGCAAGCGCATTATCCAGCAGCACGGTGTTGGGCAGGTAGGCCGTGTAGCAGCGCGCGAACCATATCTTGTAGATGCCATTGTCGAGACAAATGATGCCGTCTTCCGGCGTCACGTCGCGGACAGTGTGCACCAGATGCGGCGGGAAAACCGGGAAGCGGGTATCGTCCGCCAGTGCCTGCGAATGGGAGATATCGGCGGCGCGGTATCGGGTGAGGCATTCGCTATCCCATTTGCCTTGCGGAACGACGTCTTCCTTGATCTGCCAGATGGCGTTGGCGATATCGCCGATGACTTCGATTTGCGGGAAATAGACCGGGTCCACTTCCGCCGTCTTGGTCGAAACATGGATCACGGTCGCGCCGCCCTGCTGCATGAAGAAGGGCGGCTTTTCGATCACATCGTGCCCGACATTGACGATACAGTCGCTGGCTTCCAGCGCGCGGTGCACGAAATCGCCGGACGACAGCGCCGCACATCCCAGAAAGAGCGGATGGCGCTCGTCGATCACGCCCTTCCCCATCTGCGTGGTGACGAAGGGGATGCCGGTTTTCTCGACCAGCTGGCGCAGCATCCGGCTCGTCATTTTGCGATTGGCCCCTGCGCCGATCACCAGAACGGGCGCTTTCGCCTTTTCCAGCGCTTCGACTGCCAGCCGAACCGCCTTGCCTTCCGCCGAGGGGCGGCGGGCGACGGACGCAGCGATTGGTCGCGCCTTGCACGGCTCTGCCGCAATATCCTCCGGCAGCTCAATATGCACCGCGCCCGGCTTCTCTTCTTCCGCCAGGCGGAAAGCTTCGCGCAAGCGGCTGGGGATGTTCTCGCCCGAGGCCAGCTGGTGCGCGTATTTCGTGATGGGCCCCATCATCTCGACCACGTCGAGTATCTGGAAGCGGCCCTGCTTGCTGCTCTTGATCGGCTTTTGCCCGGTAATCATCAGCATCGGCATGCCGCCCAACTGCGCATAAGCGCCCGCCGTCACCAGATTGGTCGCGCCGGGCCCCAGCGTGGCGAGGCAGACGCCGGTCTTGCCGGTATGCCGCCCGTAAGTCGCCGCCATGAAGCCCGCGCCCTGTTCGTGCCGGGTGAGGACGAGCCTGATGCTGTCTGACTTGGAAAGGCTTTCCAGCAGGTCGAGGTTCTCTTCCCCCGGAACACCGAAAATGTATTCGACCCCTTCGGCTTCGAGACATTCGATGAAAAGATCGGAAGCCTTTTTGGTGTCGGGGCCACTCATGTCGCTTCCATCCTTTTCCATGCGCTAGTCGAGCTTCCATTCCCAGGCGAGGGGATCGCCGTCCATGACCTCGACGCCCTTCGCCGCGAGCTCGTCGCGGATGGCATCGGAGGTAGCGAAATCCTTCTCCGCCCGCGCGGCCTTGCGGCGGGTGAGCGCGTCTTCGATTTCGGCTTCGTCTATGCTTGCGGCTCTGGGGCGTAATCGCAAGTCGGCGCGGGTGAGCGCGAACAGGTCGAGGCCGAGCACGGCGTCCATCTTCTCGATTACGACCCGCTTGGTCCCCGCATCGACTTTTTTCACCGCCAGTGCATCTTCAAGGGCGGTCAGCGCGATTGCGGTATTGAGATCGTCGCTCACCGCGGCTTCGAATTTCTCTTGGAGCGGAGCGAATTTCGGGTGGTCGGCAGCACCGGCGTCGGCGTCGCTCAGCCGCTCGGCCTGCATGACCATGCGCTTCAGCCGCGTGAGCGCGGCCTGCAAGCCCTCCCAGCTGAACTCGAGCTCACTGCGGTAATGCGCCTGCAGGCACATCATGCGGTAGGCGAGCGGGTGGTAGCCCTTGTCGATCAGCAGTTGCAGCCGAAGGAACTCGCCCGACGATTTGCTCATCCTGCCGCTTCGCTCGACGAGAAAGTTATTGTGCATCCAGATCTTCGCGCCCGAATTGGTCGCGTCGCTCAGCCCGCCGCAGCCGCAAAAGGCCTGGTTCTGCGCGATCTCGTTGGGGTGGTGGATTTCGCGGTGGTCGATGCCGCCTGTGTGGATGTCGAAGGGGAAGCCCAGCAGCTTCTCGCCCATGACCGAGCATTCCAGGTGCCAGCCGGGCGCGCCCCTGCCCCAAGGCGAATCCCATTCCATCTGCCGCGTCTCGCCCGGCGGCGTCTTGCGCCAGATGGCGAAGTCGGCGGCGTTGCGCTTACCCTCGACCGTGTCGATGCGGCCCTCACCTTCCTCGGTGACGGCGCGCGCGAGCTTGCCGTAGTCCTCAATGGTCGTAACATCGAAATAGAGGCCGCTGTCGAGCTTATAGCAGTGTTTGTCCGCAATGCTTTTTGCGAACTCCAGCATCTCTTCGATATAGTCCGTTGCCACCGACCATCTCGCAGGTTCGCGAATATTGAGCGCCTTCACATCGGCCCAATACGCCTCGGTATAATGCCGCGCGATGTCCCAGATCGACTGCGCTTTTTCCGCTGCCATCTTCTCCATCTTGTCCTCGCCCGCATCGGCATCGTCGGTAAGGTGCCCGACATCGGTGATATTGATAATGTGGGTGAGCTTGTAGCCCTTCCAGCTCAGCGTGCGGCCCAGTACATCGGCGAACACATAGGCGCGCATATTGCCGATATGCGGGTAGTTATAGACCGTCGGCCCGCACGTATAGACGCGGGCCTCCCCCTCATGGACGGGAACGAACGGCTCCACCTGGCGGGTGAGCGAGTTGAACAGTTTGAGCTCTGGCATTGCGCTGCGGCCCTAGAGCGCGCGGTTGCGGCGGGCAAGATGCCGCGCGCCGGAAGCTACTAGGCAGACCTCGATTGGTGTGGTATGTGCACAACACACTTACGGAAGGGAAGCCGCGAATGTTCACCGACCTGTCGCCACTGATACTGATACACTTTATCACGGCTTGCTATGCCATCGTGGCAGGTGCCGCGATCTTCCTCATGCAAAAAGGCACGGCAACGCACCGGGCAATCGGCGCCAGCTACATCGTCGCCATGTTCGTGACCGTGGCATCGGTCGTGCCGGTAGAGGCGACGGTAATGCCCATCATGGGAACCCGCTTCGGCTTCTTCCATGTCTTCGTGGTCGTCGGTTTCGTCTCGCTCACCTTCGGCATCCGCGCGATCTTGAAGTGGCGATCGACCCGGGACGCGGAATGGCTGCGCGCGCACCAGATCCACCTCGCCTACAGCTATGCCGGATTGCTGATGGCGGGTTTCAGCCAGATGGCCACCAATCCGCGCTGGCTGGTCGTCTCGCCATTCGAGACGATGACGCAGTTCTGGATAGCATTCGCAGCGGTGAATGCGCTGATCTATGCGATTGCCATATTTTTGATCCAGACGCGGCTGGCGAAGGGCGATCCGATGCGGTGGTATCGCGGGGGCGACGCGGCTAGAAGCTGAGGGTGCGGACCAGTTCGAAACCGGTCAGCTTCCAGCCCAGCCCGTCACGACGAAACAGCAGGATCGGGCCTGCCGTGCCATCCTCGAACGTGCCCACGGCGCGGAAATGATCGAGTCCGTCGCGCTCCACATCCCAGCCCAGCTCCTGCGTGCGTAGCCGCTCCGGCACCAAGCCGCCAATGAGTGCGCCCGAAGCGACCAGGTTGCCGACATTTTCCGGCGTAACCGCGCGGTCGATCAGGTCCCCGCCAAACCGCTCCGCCAGCGCCCCGCCCAACTCGCCCAATGGCCCGCCCTGCTCGCGCGCAACGGTCGTGAGCTGGTCGGAGGCGGAGGCGCGGAAGGCAGGGAAGTCCACCTTCTCCTCCAGCGCAGCAACATCCTGAGCCTGCGCCGCATCGGCAAGCGACCTCATGGCGAGCCACGGCGAGGCGAAATACCAGCCGCCAAATGCGAGGGCGATGAGGATGATGAGGGCGAGGAGTTTTTTCATTCCGGGTCCTTAAGCAACTTCCCGTAGACCGTTGTTCTTATCGGCCCTTCCCCGATCTCAACTTCATCCGGAACCGGGTAGGAATTAGCGCAACATTCAATGACTAATTCAAACAAGTTACCCTGCGAGTCGGCGAGAAGGTCTAGATCAAGATACCTTCCGTCGCTTAGCGGGATATTTGCGTTGAAGATCAGGAAGGGGCTATGCTGATCCGAAGAATCGAGCGGCACCACTAGTGGGACAGCATCCCTTCCAGGCTCGACCCTATAGGCATTACAGTGGCACGGGCACGAAACCTTGAAGCGCGCTCCATCGAGTTGCAATGCCAATCGCGCCGGAGCCGGATAGTCAACATGATCCAGCAGAAAGTCAGACCACCATTTGGCCCTGTCCGAAGTACTAGTACTCGCCATCACTCCACCTCGAACAAGCCGGCAAGCTGCTCAATAATCGTGCCGCCCAGTTGCTCTGCATCCATAATCGTCACCGCGCGCTTGTAATAGCGCGTCACATCGTGACCGATGCCGATGGCGACCAGTTGCACAGGGCTCTGGCGCTCAATCCATTCGATCACGCGGCGCAGATGCGCTTCAAGGTAGCCTGCCGAATTGACCGATAGCGTGCTGTCATCCACCGGCGCGCCGTCCGATATGACCATCATGATGCGGCGGTCTTCGGGGCGGGCGAGCAGGCGGTCATGCGCCCAGAGCAGCGCCTCGCCATCGATGTTTTCCTTCAGCAGCCCCTCGCGCATCATCAGGCCGAGGTTGCGGCGGGCGCGGCGCATGGGCTCGTCCGCTTTTTTGTAAATGATGTGACGAAGATCGTTGAGGCGACCGGGGCGCGGCGGGCGGCCATCGCCCAGCCATTTCTCGCGGGACTGACCGCCTTTCCATGCGCGCGTGGTGAAGCCGAGTATCTCAACCTTCACGCCGCAGCGCTCCAGCGTGCGGGCGAGAATGTCCGCACTGATCGCGGCAATGGATATGGGGCGCCCGCGCATGGAGCCGGAATTGTCGATCAGCAGGGTGACGACGGTGTCCTTGAACTCCTGCTCCTGCTCCACCTTGTAGCTGAGCGAATGGCCGGGGCTGACCACCACGCGGGCGAGGCGCGCGGCATCCAGCAGGCCTTCTTCCTGGTCGAAATCCCAGCTGCGGTTCTGCTGCGCCATCAGGCGGCGCTGCAGCCTGTTCGCCAGCCGCGTGACGACGCCCGCAAGCCCCGCCAGCTGGCTGTCGAGATAGGCGCGCAGCCGGTCCAGCTCCTCCGCATCGCAGAGGTCATTGGCCTCGACCACTTCGTCGAAGCTCTGGGTGAAGGCCTTGTAATCGAAGCTGTCGGGAATGTCCTGCCACGGCGCATTCTTGCGCTGGGGCAGCATCATTTCCTCGCCATCGTCTCCCGGATCGCCCTCGGCCATGTTTTCATCGCCGGTGGCATCGTCGCTTTCCTCGCCGTCGCCTTCCTCGCCGTCGGCGGCTTCGGGGCGCATTTCGGGCTGGTCGGCCTCGTCGGTACCTTCGTCCTGACTGTCGTCGTCCTGATCGTCCTCGGTCTCGTCGCCGTCCTGCTCGTCATCGTCTTCGAGCCCCTCTGCATCCTCCGGCTTGGCGGGAACCATGTCGAGATGGCGCAGCATGTCGAGCCCCAGCTGCTGGAATGCGGACTGGTCGTGCAATGCATCGGCCAGCTGCTCGAAATCGTCGCCTGTGCGGCTCTCGATATATTCGCGCACCAGCTCCACCCCTTCGCGCGCGGCGAGCGGCACGGCCTGCCCCGTCAGCTGTTCGCGCAGCATCAGGCCGAGCGCTGTATGGATCGGCACGTCCTCGGCAGAATTGGAGCGGGTAATGGCATCACCGGCCAGCCGCCGGTCGGTGCTGGCCGCGAGATTGGCGCGCATGCCCGAAAAGCGCGTTTCGCCGATGGCCTCGTAGCGCACCCGCTCGATCTCGTCATAGCAGGCGCGTGCCTCCAGATCTTCCGGCCGGGCGCGGTTGTGCAGCGCGCCATTATGGTGGCGCAGGCGCAGCGCGAAGCTGTCGGCAAAACCGCGCGCTTCGCGTGCCGCCTCTGCCGGAATGTCGCGCCCCGGCATGGGCACGCGCGCGGTCTTGCCCTGATGCATCGGCGTATCGGCCGTATAGGCGATTTCCGCCTCCGGCTCGCGCGCAATGGCACGCGCCGCGCCGGTCAGCGCGGTCTTGAAACGGTCGAGGGGGGATTCGTCGGACATGCAGCAGACCAGATAGTGTGGATGCGACCGTCTGGCCACACCTGCAGCGCATCCTGCAGCCCAATCGGATAGAGACGGGAACCCGCGCCTCGATAACACGTCTCACTGGCTAACAATTGTAACATCTGAAGAGACGAATTTCATGAAGCGTAATGCCACCGTCCTTGCCGCTGCCGCCTTGCTGGCATTTCCCGTGCCCGCGATGGCGACGGACGAAGCCTTCGAATTCTGGCTCAATCCCAGCATCGCTTTCGATCTGGATGACGACACCACATTCGAGCTGGAAACGGCACAGCGCTTTCGCGATGCGGACGATGGGAGGCCGGACACCTATTTCTTTCGCGGCTGGCTGCATCAGGACCTGAACGACAATCTAACCCTCTCCGGGGCGGTCGAGCAGCGAATTAACGATGGCGGTAGCGACGAGACCCGCATCATCCAGCAATTATCGGCCAGCAGCGGCATCCTGCGAGGCCGCATGCGGCTGGAACAGCGCTTCGTCGAAGGCAATGATGGCCGCATGGGCTTGCGCCTTCGTCCCCGTGCCGGTGTAGCCGTACCGCTGGACGACGAGGGCCGCTGGAGTGCAGGCGCAGATGTCGAGCTTTTCTGGACGCTGCGCGGTAACAGCCCCGCGAGCGACACCGGCATTACCGGCATGCGCACGCAGATCGGCGTTGGCTACGAAGTCAGCGATAACCTCGAGATCGGTCTGACCTACTTGCGCGACCAGGATTTCGAAGATGGTCCGGATGAAGTGGGCCATGCCCCGCTGATCGGGATCGAGTGGTCGTTCTGACCACTCGCCCCTGATAGCGATCAGAAGGCCCGAGCGCCGCCGAAGACGCCGATCAGCAGCGGATCGTTAGTCGCTTGCGGGTTGCGGCGGATTTCCGCTTCCTCGAAGCCCATCTCGGCCCAGATCGCATCGTCCACGCGGCGCGAGACATTGTTGGCCACCCCGCGCACATCAATTCCGGTCAACCCGGCGAGCAATTCGCCTACCAGCGGCTCGTTCGCCAGCCGCATCGCGTCGCCCAGTTCAGGGATCATCGCTTCCACGAGCGTGGTGCCAAGGTCGTTGCGAAGGAAAG
This sequence is a window from Aurantiacibacter gangjinensis. Protein-coding genes within it:
- the cobT gene encoding cobaltochelatase subunit CobT, with product MSDESPLDRFKTALTGAARAIAREPEAEIAYTADTPMHQGKTARVPMPGRDIPAEAAREARGFADSFALRLRHHNGALHNRARPEDLEARACYDEIERVRYEAIGETRFSGMRANLAASTDRRLAGDAITRSNSAEDVPIHTALGLMLREQLTGQAVPLAAREGVELVREYIESRTGDDFEQLADALHDQSAFQQLGLDMLRHLDMVPAKPEDAEGLEDDDEQDGDETEDDQDDDSQDEGTDEADQPEMRPEAADGEEGDGEESDDATGDENMAEGDPGDDGEEMMLPQRKNAPWQDIPDSFDYKAFTQSFDEVVEANDLCDAEELDRLRAYLDSQLAGLAGVVTRLANRLQRRLMAQQNRSWDFDQEEGLLDAARLARVVVSPGHSLSYKVEQEQEFKDTVVTLLIDNSGSMRGRPISIAAISADILARTLERCGVKVEILGFTTRAWKGGQSREKWLGDGRPPRPGRLNDLRHIIYKKADEPMRRARRNLGLMMREGLLKENIDGEALLWAHDRLLARPEDRRIMMVISDGAPVDDSTLSVNSAGYLEAHLRRVIEWIERQSPVQLVAIGIGHDVTRYYKRAVTIMDAEQLGGTIIEQLAGLFEVE
- a CDS encoding DUF2939 domain-containing protein, with the protein product MKKLLALIILIALAFGGWYFASPWLAMRSLADAAQAQDVAALEEKVDFPAFRASASDQLTTVAREQGGPLGELGGALAERFGGDLIDRAVTPENVGNLVASGALIGGLVPERLRTQELGWDVERDGLDHFRAVGTFEDGTAGPILLFRRDGLGWKLTGFELVRTLSF
- a CDS encoding acetolactate synthase large subunit encodes the protein MSGPDTKKASDLFIECLEAEGVEYIFGVPGEENLDLLESLSKSDSIRLVLTRHEQGAGFMAATYGRHTGKTGVCLATLGPGATNLVTAGAYAQLGGMPMLMITGQKPIKSSKQGRFQILDVVEMMGPITKYAHQLASGENIPSRLREAFRLAEEEKPGAVHIELPEDIAAEPCKARPIAASVARRPSAEGKAVRLAVEALEKAKAPVLVIGAGANRKMTSRMLRQLVEKTGIPFVTTQMGKGVIDERHPLFLGCAALSSGDFVHRALEASDCIVNVGHDVIEKPPFFMQQGGATVIHVSTKTAEVDPVYFPQIEVIGDIANAIWQIKEDVVPQGKWDSECLTRYRAADISHSQALADDTRFPVFPPHLVHTVRDVTPEDGIICLDNGIYKIWFARCYTAYLPNTVLLDNALASMGAGLPSAMMSAMLYPDRKVMAICGDGGFMMNSQELETAVRLGLNLTVLILRDDAYGMIRWKQANMGFEDYGLTFGNPDFVKYAQSYGAQGHRVESAKHLRELLVRCRDTPGVHVVDCPVDYSENDRILNHEIKELSAQL
- the cysS gene encoding cysteine--tRNA ligase; translated protein: MPELKLFNSLTRQVEPFVPVHEGEARVYTCGPTVYNYPHIGNMRAYVFADVLGRTLSWKGYKLTHIINITDVGHLTDDADAGEDKMEKMAAEKAQSIWDIARHYTEAYWADVKALNIREPARWSVATDYIEEMLEFAKSIADKHCYKLDSGLYFDVTTIEDYGKLARAVTEEGEGRIDTVEGKRNAADFAIWRKTPPGETRQMEWDSPWGRGAPGWHLECSVMGEKLLGFPFDIHTGGIDHREIHHPNEIAQNQAFCGCGGLSDATNSGAKIWMHNNFLVERSGRMSKSSGEFLRLQLLIDKGYHPLAYRMMCLQAHYRSELEFSWEGLQAALTRLKRMVMQAERLSDADAGAADHPKFAPLQEKFEAAVSDDLNTAIALTALEDALAVKKVDAGTKRVVIEKMDAVLGLDLFALTRADLRLRPRAASIDEAEIEDALTRRKAARAEKDFATSDAIRDELAAKGVEVMDGDPLAWEWKLD
- a CDS encoding DUF2490 domain-containing protein — encoded protein: MKRNATVLAAAALLAFPVPAMATDEAFEFWLNPSIAFDLDDDTTFELETAQRFRDADDGRPDTYFFRGWLHQDLNDNLTLSGAVEQRINDGGSDETRIIQQLSASSGILRGRMRLEQRFVEGNDGRMGLRLRPRAGVAVPLDDEGRWSAGADVELFWTLRGNSPASDTGITGMRTQIGVGYEVSDNLEIGLTYLRDQDFEDGPDEVGHAPLIGIEWSF
- a CDS encoding aldehyde dehydrogenase family protein, translating into MQMPQLKDTYPLYLNNRAEQPNTDLEVIDKYTGEVAFRVAQADPEIIDKAIAGAVAATGPMARLASYERKAVLEHCVSRFRERFDELAYALCVEAGKPIGDSEGEVTRLIDTFVIAAEESTRMYGEVMPLDISERAKGYQSIWKRYPVGPCSFISPFNFPLNLAAHKIAPAIAVGCPFVMKPASKTPLGAIIIGEILAETDLPEGAFSILPASRDGADLFTEDERLKLLSFTGSPAVGWALKAKSGKKKVVLELGGNAAVIVDRDADLEDALERIVFGAFYQSGQSCIGVQRILIHEEVYDRFKEMLVEKTKTLKAGDPKDRDTFIGPMIDEGEAQRLKGWIDEAVGHGATLLCGGGCKGNMLEATLLEGVDKHAKVLNEEAFGPLAILQPFATMDEALEEVNRSEFGLQAGIFTRDLFAMFDAWDRLEVGGIVINDVPSYRVDNMPYGGVKDSGLGREGIRFAMEDMTEIRNLVIRRT
- a CDS encoding DUF2306 domain-containing protein, producing MFTDLSPLILIHFITACYAIVAGAAIFLMQKGTATHRAIGASYIVAMFVTVASVVPVEATVMPIMGTRFGFFHVFVVVGFVSLTFGIRAILKWRSTRDAEWLRAHQIHLAYSYAGLLMAGFSQMATNPRWLVVSPFETMTQFWIAFAAVNALIYAIAIFLIQTRLAKGDPMRWYRGGDAARS